A stretch of Odocoileus virginianus isolate 20LAN1187 ecotype Illinois unplaced genomic scaffold, Ovbor_1.2 Unplaced_Scaffold_2, whole genome shotgun sequence DNA encodes these proteins:
- the CCDC169 gene encoding coiled-coil domain-containing protein 169, with protein sequence MGDGGGDSFEGMSTDCLKQELLEEIHMKDLVLISILEIRQKIEELEDKLNSNHEENEWKTCYEAQLELNDQLEKQIASLREKIEKIRGNPPDRLSSIRVYKRMSVESLRTLLKQLAKEKKSLESQVREYALRLERESKAYHKVKDERRMYLAKMSQLSGSHHSSKRQPVNQNRMKENPVKTERYNPANQKMVNAKREPAKKITRSNHLPKLNP encoded by the coding sequence ATGGGGGATGGAGGAGGTGACAGCTTCGAAGGTATGAGCACTGATTGCCTTAAACAGGAGTTACTGGAGGAAATCCATATGAAAGACTTAGTGCTAATCTCAATACTTGAAATAAGACAAAAGATAGAGGAACTGGAAGACAAACTCAATTCTAACCATGAAGAGAACGAATGGAAAACCTGTTATGAGGCACAACTTGAACTGAATGATCAACTAGAAAAGCAAATTGCTAGTCTccgagagaaaatagaaaaaatccGTGGGAATCCTCCAGATAGACTATCTTCTATTCGTGTCTATAAGCGGATGTCAGTGGAATCATTAAGGACATTACTTAAACagctagcaaaagaaaaaaagagccttGAAAGTCAAGTGAGAGAGTATGCACTTAGACTGGAACGAGAATCAAAGGCTTACCACAAGGTGAAGGATGAACGTCGTATGTACCTAGCTAAAATGTCTCAGCTCTCTGGCTCACACCACTCTTCTAAAAGACAACCAGTGAATCAGAATAGAATGAAAGAGAATCcagtgaaaacagaaagatataaTCCTGCTAATCAGAAGATGGTAAATGCCAAGAGAGAACCAGCAAAAAAGATTACAAGATCAAATCATCTTCCAAAACTCAATCCATGA